From a single Streptomyces sp. 1331.2 genomic region:
- a CDS encoding ATP-binding cassette domain-containing protein: MGTEPMGTEPMSTEPMGTELLSLDGVGKSYGTVRALQDVSLTLRAGEISCVLGDNGAGKSTLIKIIAGLHRHDEGRFTVGGEEVRFDSPRQALDRGIATVYQDLAVVPLMPVWRNFFLGSEKGRRRWGGLRLDADGMRATTRDALARMGIDLHDVDRPIGTLSGGQRQCVAIARAVHFGAKALILDEPTAALGVKQSGVVLKYVTAARDAGLGVVLITHNPHHAYLVGDHFTLLKRGRMAGSHPRAEIGLEQLTTEMAGGSDLAELSHELARPSVPDSVTDSDPDSREERPQP, from the coding sequence ATGGGTACCGAGCCGATGGGCACCGAGCCGATGAGTACCGAGCCGATGGGTACCGAACTGCTGTCCCTCGACGGTGTCGGCAAGAGCTACGGCACCGTCCGGGCTCTCCAGGACGTCTCGCTGACCCTGCGGGCCGGCGAGATCAGCTGCGTGCTCGGCGACAACGGGGCCGGCAAGTCCACCCTGATCAAGATCATCGCGGGGCTGCACCGGCACGACGAGGGCCGCTTCACCGTCGGCGGCGAGGAGGTCCGCTTCGACTCTCCGCGCCAGGCCCTGGACCGCGGCATCGCCACCGTCTACCAGGACCTCGCCGTCGTCCCGCTGATGCCGGTCTGGCGCAACTTCTTCCTCGGCTCCGAGAAGGGCAGGCGCCGCTGGGGCGGACTGCGCCTGGACGCCGACGGCATGCGCGCCACCACCCGCGACGCACTCGCGAGGATGGGCATCGACCTGCACGACGTCGACCGCCCGATCGGCACCCTCTCCGGCGGCCAGCGCCAGTGCGTGGCGATCGCCCGCGCGGTGCACTTCGGAGCCAAGGCGCTGATCCTGGACGAGCCCACCGCCGCGCTCGGCGTCAAGCAGTCCGGGGTGGTGCTCAAGTACGTCACCGCCGCCCGCGACGCCGGGCTCGGCGTGGTGCTGATCACCCACAACCCGCACCACGCGTACCTCGTCGGCGACCACTTCACCCTGCTCAAGCGGGGGCGGATGGCGGGCAGCCACCCCCGCGCCGAGATCGGTCTGGAACAGCTCACCACCGAGATGGCCGGCGGCTCCGACCTCGCCGAGCTCTCCCACGAGCTGGCCCGACCCTCCGTTCCCGACTCCGTCACCGACTCCGATCCCGACTCCCGTGAGGAGCGTCCGCAGCCGTGA
- a CDS encoding ABC transporter permease — MSTTDLLAQDGLGQDRPAAVRRLLARPELGSLIAAVAVFAVFAVAAEPFLRPSSLGTVLYAASTIGIMAVPVALLMIGGEFDLSAGVLVTTAALTSSMVSYQFTAVTWVGVLVSLATTLAIGWFNGFMLGRTKLPSFIVTLGTFLMLTGANLGVTKAISGTVSTKSISDMEGFAACRWLFASEVSVGGLTIKATVWWWLGLLAVGSWVLLRTTFGNWVFAVGGDADAARAVGVPVARTKTLLYLGVGFGAWVLGQHLLFSFDTVQSGEGVGNELIYIVAAVIGGCLITGGYGSVVGSALGALIFGMASKGIIYAQWNPDWFKFFLGAMLLLAALLNAYVKRRAERGPR; from the coding sequence GTGAGCACCACCGACCTCCTCGCCCAGGACGGGCTCGGCCAGGACCGCCCGGCGGCCGTGCGGCGGCTCCTCGCCCGCCCCGAACTGGGCTCGTTGATCGCCGCCGTCGCGGTGTTCGCGGTCTTCGCCGTCGCCGCCGAGCCGTTCCTGCGGCCCTCCTCGCTGGGCACCGTGCTCTACGCGGCGTCCACCATCGGGATCATGGCGGTGCCGGTGGCGCTGCTGATGATCGGCGGCGAGTTCGACCTCTCGGCCGGCGTGCTGGTCACCACCGCCGCGCTGACCTCCTCGATGGTCTCGTACCAGTTCACCGCGGTGACCTGGGTCGGCGTGCTGGTCTCGCTCGCGACCACGCTGGCGATCGGCTGGTTCAACGGCTTCATGCTCGGCCGCACCAAGCTGCCCAGCTTCATCGTCACGCTCGGCACCTTCCTGATGCTGACCGGCGCCAACCTGGGCGTCACCAAGGCGATCTCCGGGACGGTCTCCACCAAGTCGATCTCCGACATGGAGGGCTTCGCCGCCTGCCGCTGGCTGTTCGCCTCCGAGGTCTCCGTCGGCGGACTGACCATCAAGGCCACCGTCTGGTGGTGGCTCGGCCTGCTGGCGGTCGGCAGCTGGGTGCTGCTGCGCACGACCTTCGGCAACTGGGTCTTCGCCGTCGGCGGCGACGCGGACGCGGCCCGCGCGGTCGGCGTGCCGGTCGCCCGGACGAAGACCCTGCTCTACCTGGGCGTCGGCTTCGGTGCCTGGGTGCTCGGCCAGCACCTGCTGTTCTCCTTCGACACCGTGCAGTCCGGCGAGGGCGTCGGCAACGAGCTGATCTACATCGTCGCGGCCGTCATCGGCGGCTGCCTGATCACCGGCGGCTACGGCTCGGTGGTCGGCTCCGCGCTCGGCGCGCTGATCTTCGGCATGGCCAGCAAGGGGATCATCTACGCCCAGTGGAACCCGGACTGGTTCAAGTTCTTCCTCGGCGCGATGCTGCTGCTGGCCGCGCTGCTGAACGCCTACGTCAAGCGCCGGGCCGAGCGGGGGCCGCGATGA
- a CDS encoding substrate-binding domain-containing protein, giving the protein MTRFRPSRRFWPVCAVLALAVTAAGCSSTGGRRAEEARAKAAAAGGSAVTTPRWKVAMVTHAGAGDAFWDTVRKGAEQAAAKDNITFLYSNDAQTQNQVQLVQAAIDQKVDGLLVTLAKGDAMADVLAKAKAAGIPVITINSGQEYSQKFGALTHIGQDESTAGQAAGTELSSRGRKNVLCVIHEQGNVGQEQRCSGAQAKAGGAFQVLYVNGVDMPDARAAISAKLQADPAIDTVLTLSGPMAATGLQAIQDAHRTVELDTFDLGRQVVSGLKSGSVGFAVDQQPYLQGYEGVDLLWLYRSNLDMLGGGKPVETGPQILTKDNADALAEYVARGTR; this is encoded by the coding sequence ATCACCCGCTTTCGCCCGTCCCGCCGCTTCTGGCCCGTGTGCGCCGTCCTGGCACTCGCGGTCACCGCGGCCGGTTGCAGCAGTACCGGAGGCAGACGCGCCGAGGAGGCCCGCGCCAAGGCCGCGGCCGCCGGCGGCAGCGCCGTCACCACCCCGCGTTGGAAGGTCGCCATGGTGACCCACGCCGGAGCCGGCGACGCCTTCTGGGACACTGTGCGCAAGGGCGCCGAGCAGGCCGCCGCCAAGGACAACATCACCTTCCTGTACTCCAACGACGCGCAGACCCAGAACCAGGTCCAGCTCGTCCAGGCCGCCATCGACCAGAAGGTCGACGGCCTGCTGGTCACCCTCGCCAAGGGCGACGCGATGGCCGACGTCCTCGCCAAGGCCAAGGCCGCCGGCATCCCCGTGATCACCATCAACTCCGGCCAGGAGTACTCGCAGAAGTTCGGTGCGCTCACCCACATCGGCCAGGACGAGTCCACCGCCGGCCAGGCCGCCGGCACCGAACTCTCCTCCCGCGGGCGCAAGAACGTGCTCTGCGTCATCCACGAGCAGGGCAACGTCGGCCAGGAACAGCGCTGCTCCGGCGCCCAGGCCAAGGCCGGCGGGGCGTTCCAGGTGCTCTACGTCAACGGCGTCGACATGCCCGACGCCCGCGCCGCGATCTCCGCCAAGCTCCAGGCCGACCCGGCCATCGACACCGTGCTCACCCTCTCCGGCCCGATGGCCGCCACCGGACTCCAGGCGATCCAGGACGCCCACCGCACCGTCGAACTGGACACCTTCGACCTGGGCCGGCAGGTGGTGTCCGGGCTCAAGTCCGGCAGCGTCGGCTTCGCCGTCGACCAGCAGCCCTACCTCCAGGGCTACGAGGGCGTCGACCTGCTCTGGCTCTACCGGTCCAACCTGGACATGCTCGGCGGCGGCAAGCCCGTCGAGACCGGCCCGCAGATCCTGACCAAGGACAACGCCGACGCGCTCGCCGAGTACGTCGCGAGGGGGACCAGGTGA
- a CDS encoding alpha/beta hydrolase, with translation MSITVALLFWGKVGGPQPVKTLTRIVMIMFCQVTAVLMVFVMVNNANLIYGNWDDLLGTGNHVRAVPPVPPADAPGGAGAGGEAAKELPKVKQSFGGVNDPAVPNDVQKTELKGQVSGVDGEVLVWLPPQYNDPAYKDKKFPVVELIPGFPGSSSTWYGTLKVSEQLKPLMQQGKVAPFILVSPRTLLLGSSQDAGCTDVPGKINADAWITRDVPQMVLDNFRADPSSDRWAIAGYSAGAHCAAKLSLAHPNRYRAAIAMSGYNDPATEKDSLVGKDPKLREANNPVNILKAAQQPPKVALLISGAKGDGLEDGEAIRTAAKAPTTVQVEEGTGPHTTEMWKKMVPGAFTWLTSIIPAQ, from the coding sequence GTGTCCATCACAGTGGCGTTGCTGTTCTGGGGGAAGGTCGGCGGCCCGCAGCCGGTGAAGACCCTCACCCGGATCGTCATGATCATGTTCTGCCAGGTCACGGCCGTCCTGATGGTCTTCGTGATGGTCAACAACGCCAACCTGATCTACGGCAACTGGGACGACCTGCTCGGCACCGGCAACCACGTCCGCGCGGTGCCGCCGGTGCCGCCGGCGGACGCGCCCGGCGGGGCGGGAGCGGGCGGCGAGGCGGCCAAGGAGCTCCCGAAGGTCAAGCAGAGCTTCGGCGGCGTGAACGACCCGGCGGTCCCCAACGACGTGCAGAAGACCGAGCTCAAGGGCCAGGTGTCCGGCGTCGACGGCGAGGTGCTGGTCTGGCTGCCGCCGCAGTACAACGACCCGGCGTACAAGGACAAGAAGTTCCCCGTGGTCGAGCTGATCCCGGGCTTCCCGGGCTCCTCCTCCACCTGGTACGGCACGCTCAAGGTCTCCGAGCAGCTCAAGCCGCTGATGCAGCAGGGCAAGGTCGCCCCGTTCATCCTGGTCTCGCCGCGCACCCTGCTGCTGGGCAGCAGCCAGGACGCGGGCTGCACCGACGTCCCCGGCAAGATCAACGCCGACGCCTGGATCACCCGGGACGTCCCGCAGATGGTGCTGGACAACTTCCGCGCCGACCCGTCCTCGGACCGCTGGGCGATCGCCGGCTACTCGGCCGGTGCGCACTGCGCGGCCAAGCTGTCGCTGGCCCACCCGAACCGCTACCGGGCCGCCATCGCGATGTCCGGCTACAACGACCCGGCGACCGAGAAGGACTCGCTGGTCGGCAAGGACCCGAAGCTGCGCGAGGCCAACAACCCGGTCAACATCCTCAAGGCCGCCCAGCAGCCGCCGAAGGTCGCCCTGCTCATCAGCGGCGCCAAGGGCGACGGCTTGGAGGACGGCGAGGCGATCCGCACCGCGGCCAAGGCCCCGACCACCGTCCAGGTGGAGGAGGGCACCGGCCCGCACACCACCGAGATGTGGAAGAAGATGGTGCCGGGTGCCTTCACCTGGCTGACCTCGATCATCCCTGCGCAGTGA
- a CDS encoding PucR family transcriptional regulator: protein MRVRDLLAPGAPRLRLLAAEEELDRQVSGVMTTDLQDPGRYLHGGELVLTGMLWRTVPADSERFVRTLAAGGAVALAAGEAEVGPVPEDLVEACRRHRMPLLAVPDDIAFGTVTEFIGRQVSADRAADLAALVDRHRLLVSAAGGGGLDAVLDLLGGDLDLDCWVLAPTGTVIAGPADRLSAADRDQLVRAHLAAQRQRRRPPHRARLAAGSYSLLPAAASAEHEMPLADWMLAIAGDITEWTTKRQQLAENLARLVAAERHRRDEGRRLRRRLADEVLALLRRDADPAEISRTLYASSAMAARYENAEAKSQAEEGSWLVLSAEGTGLPEGTVRAVLEEALGVGTDRALVAGTGTGAVVVLPAPDNPVPADALRDLLAPLEAGLGSEGRITLGVSAPASEAGGLRGALEEARHARRIAGSRVGRVCVAGPEELASHVLLLAAVPDEVRRAFRSRLLDKVIAYDIEHQADLVRTLEAFLRSDGSWTRCAAQLHVHVNTLRYRIGRIEELTGRDLSRLEDRVDFYLALELA, encoded by the coding sequence ATGCGCGTCCGTGACCTGCTCGCCCCCGGCGCCCCGCGACTGCGCCTGCTCGCGGCCGAGGAAGAGCTGGACCGGCAGGTCAGCGGCGTGATGACCACGGACCTGCAGGACCCCGGCCGGTACCTGCACGGCGGCGAGCTGGTGCTCACCGGCATGCTGTGGCGCACCGTCCCGGCCGACTCCGAACGCTTCGTGCGGACCCTCGCGGCCGGCGGCGCCGTCGCCCTGGCAGCCGGCGAGGCCGAGGTCGGCCCGGTGCCCGAGGACCTGGTCGAGGCCTGTCGCCGGCACCGGATGCCGCTGCTGGCCGTGCCCGACGACATCGCCTTCGGCACCGTCACCGAGTTCATCGGCCGCCAGGTCTCCGCCGACCGCGCCGCCGACCTCGCCGCCCTGGTCGACCGGCACCGCCTGCTGGTCTCCGCCGCCGGCGGCGGCGGGCTGGACGCGGTGCTGGACCTGCTCGGCGGCGACCTCGACCTGGACTGCTGGGTGCTCGCCCCCACCGGCACGGTGATCGCCGGCCCCGCCGACCGGCTCTCCGCCGCCGACCGCGACCAGCTGGTCCGCGCCCACCTCGCCGCTCAGCGCCAGCGCCGCCGCCCCCCGCACCGGGCCCGCCTGGCGGCCGGCTCCTACTCGCTGCTGCCCGCGGCCGCCTCCGCCGAGCACGAGATGCCGCTGGCCGACTGGATGCTCGCGATCGCCGGCGACATCACCGAGTGGACCACCAAGCGCCAGCAGCTCGCCGAGAACCTGGCCCGCCTGGTCGCCGCCGAGCGCCACCGCCGCGACGAGGGCCGCCGGCTGCGCCGCCGCCTCGCCGACGAGGTGCTCGCCCTGCTGCGCCGCGACGCCGACCCGGCCGAGATCAGCCGCACCCTGTACGCCTCCTCGGCGATGGCCGCCCGCTACGAGAACGCCGAGGCCAAGTCCCAGGCGGAGGAGGGGTCCTGGCTGGTGCTCAGCGCCGAGGGCACCGGTCTGCCGGAGGGCACCGTCCGGGCCGTCCTGGAGGAGGCGCTCGGCGTCGGCACCGACCGGGCCCTGGTCGCCGGGACGGGCACCGGCGCCGTCGTGGTGCTGCCCGCCCCGGACAACCCGGTGCCCGCCGACGCCCTGCGCGACCTGCTCGCCCCGCTGGAGGCCGGGCTCGGCTCCGAGGGCCGGATCACCCTCGGCGTCTCCGCCCCCGCCTCCGAGGCGGGCGGCCTGCGCGGCGCCCTGGAGGAGGCCCGGCACGCCCGCCGGATCGCCGGCTCCCGGGTCGGCCGGGTCTGCGTCGCCGGCCCCGAGGAGCTCGCCTCGCACGTGCTGCTGCTGGCCGCCGTCCCGGACGAGGTCCGCCGGGCCTTCCGCAGCCGGCTGCTGGACAAGGTGATCGCGTACGACATCGAGCACCAGGCGGACCTGGTCCGCACCCTGGAGGCCTTCCTGCGCTCGGACGGCTCCTGGACCCGCTGCGCCGCGCAGCTGCACGTCCACGTCAACACCCTGCGGTACCGGATCGGCCGGATCGAGGAGCTGACCGGGCGGGACCTGTCCCGGCTGGAGGACCGGGTGGACTTCTACCTGGCGCTGGAACTGGCCTGA
- a CDS encoding FAD binding domain-containing protein, giving the protein MEFLRPATWDEALAAKAEYPTALPISGGTDVMVEMNFDVHRPSAILDLNRITELTEWSNDGSVVKLGASVPYSRIIDELSGPLPGLALAAHTVGSPQIRNRGGVGGNLGGASPAGDAHPALLAAGRDVFVEAASVRGTRMIPIDEFYVGVKRNSLEADELIRAVHIPVADGPQQFSKIGTRNAMVIAVCAFGFALHPKNGTVGTGIGSAAPTPRRAVEAEEYLQGVLAERGLWESGELLGAEVVQRFGELVKAAASPIDDVRGTADYRRHSLAVMARRTLTWCWNDYSKQIRSAA; this is encoded by the coding sequence ATGGAGTTCCTTCGGCCCGCCACGTGGGACGAGGCACTCGCGGCGAAGGCTGAGTACCCGACCGCGCTGCCCATCTCTGGCGGTACGGACGTCATGGTCGAGATGAACTTCGACGTGCACCGGCCATCCGCGATTCTCGACCTGAACCGCATCACCGAGCTCACCGAATGGTCCAACGACGGCAGCGTCGTCAAGCTCGGCGCCTCGGTCCCGTACAGCCGGATCATCGACGAGCTGTCCGGGCCGCTGCCCGGCCTCGCCCTGGCGGCGCACACCGTCGGCTCGCCGCAGATCCGCAACCGCGGCGGCGTCGGCGGCAACCTCGGCGGGGCCTCCCCGGCCGGTGACGCGCACCCCGCGCTGCTGGCGGCCGGGCGGGACGTGTTCGTGGAGGCGGCTTCGGTGCGCGGCACCCGGATGATCCCGATCGACGAGTTCTACGTCGGGGTGAAGCGCAACAGCCTGGAGGCCGACGAGCTGATCCGGGCGGTGCACATCCCGGTGGCGGACGGCCCTCAGCAGTTCTCGAAGATCGGCACCCGCAACGCGATGGTGATCGCGGTCTGCGCGTTCGGCTTCGCCCTCCACCCGAAGAACGGAACCGTCGGCACCGGGATCGGTTCGGCTGCCCCCACGCCGCGCCGCGCCGTCGAGGCCGAGGAGTACCTGCAGGGCGTGCTCGCCGAGCGCGGGCTCTGGGAGTCCGGCGAGCTGCTGGGCGCCGAGGTGGTCCAGCGCTTCGGCGAGCTGGTGAAGGCCGCGGCCTCGCCGATCGACGACGTCCGGGGCACGGCGGACTACCGCCGCCACTCCCTGGCCGTGATGGCCCGCCGCACCCTCACCTGGTGTTGGAACGACTACAGCAAGCAGATCAGGAGCGCGGCATGA